ACCTTCTTGGAGTGGGGCAGGGGGCACGTGGCTACCCCCACAGAAGCTCACCTTCTCCTTGGGTTGTGGGGAAACACAATGGGTCTGCCACACCTGATATGTCAAAGTAGTATGAGCTCCCCCAACTCCTCTTGGCATAGAAAGAACCCCTCTCAGTCTTTTATTGGGAAAGAAATTAGAGCACTGCCACTGCAATGTAGAATGCCCTTTTCATTTTAATGCACAAATTATGCAAATTGCATGGCCATTTGGTTTGAGTTTATTTATGAGAAAGGTTGACGTGATCAAGATCTTGTTCACCCATTAGGGGTCTGCATgtgtgcagtggggaggaggtTTTAGGAGGAGAGACTGTTGGGAGTCAGATTTGGGAGCTGTGGAAGTCCACGTGTCTGGGAAGAGCATGAAGTTAAATGTGTGAGCTCTGAGTGGGCGGACAGGGAGAAGGCAGGGTGAGGATCACCTCCTCAGGGTGGCCACTTGATACTCCACAGAGCCTCCCCCAGGTGGGCCCAGAGCCTGCCTTCCTCAAGCTCCTGGAAGGAGCCTGACCTTGGGAAACACctttgaactgaatgaatgaCTTGCCTAAAGCCTGGTCTTTGAAGATTGAAGGGGGTTCCCCTTCAAAGGCCTTGCCTGTGTTCCTCCACTATTCTCATGTCATCTCTGGCTGTCGCCGTAACCAATCTCCTTTCCCATGAGCAGGTGTTCCTGTTTTGAATCCTGCCTTGGTCCCTCACCTGGCACAAGGACAAGTGCTATTGGTATCAGACCCATTGCCCAACACTGACCCCGCTAAGTACTCTGGTGagtgaaaaagaaatgtgaggaaATTGGGGGAGACCCAACCAAGCTGCTATGGGGCTTGGGTTAGGGTTGGAGGGCCCAGCTGAGCTGTTAGGCTTCAGGTTAGGGTTGGGGGTCCCAGCTGAGCTCTTGGGGTTGAGGTTAGGGTTTGAGGGCCCTGCTGAGCTCTTGGGCTTGAGGTTAGGGTTGAGAGAAACAGCTGAGCTCTCAGGGGTTTGGGTTAGGGTTGGGGGCCCAGCTGAGCTTTTGGGGTTGAGGTTAGGGTTGAGAGGATCAGCTGGCCTCTTGGAGGTTTTGAGTTAGAGTTGGGGGGTTCCAGCTGAGCTCTTGGGTTCGGGTTAGGGTTGAAGGACCCAGCTGAGCTCTTGGGGTTgaggttagggttagggggtcCAGCTGAACTTTTGAGGTTGAGGTTAGGAGTAGAGgggcccatttgagctcctgggGTTGAGGTTAGGATTGAGAGGATCAGCTGGGCTCTCTGGGCATTCGGGTTAAAGTTAGGACCCCAGCTGAGCTCTTGGGGTTGAGGTTAAGTTTGGGAGCCCTGCTGAGTTCTTGGAGTTGAAGTTAGGATTGGGGGGCCCAGCTGAGCTCTTGGAGTTGAAGTTAAGGTTGGGAGGGCTCAGTTGAGCTTTTGGGGTTCTGGTTAGGGTTTGGGGCCCCAGCTGAGCTCTTGATGGTGAGATTAGGGTTGAGAGGATCAGCAGGGCCCTTTGGAGATTCGGGTTATGTTTGGAGATCCCAGCTGAGCTCTTGGAGTTAAAGTTAGGGTTGGGGGTCCCAGCTGAGCTTTTGGGGTTCTAGTTAGGGTTTGGGGCCCCAGCTGAGCTCTTGACGGTGAGGTTAGGTTGAGGATCAGCAGGGCCCTTTGGAGATTCAAGTTATGTTTGGGGATCCCAGCTGAGCTCTTGGGGTTGAGGTTAGGGTTGGGGGTCCCAGCTGAGCCTTTGGGGATGTGTATGGCTGCTCTCTGGTCACAGAAGGGGTGACCTCCTCAGCACCACTGGGGTAGAGAGTGTCCAGAATGAGGTCCCTCTGCCCCTGGCTTCTGCAGTCCTTGCTTCTGGTGGCTTCCGGGCCCAGGCCCCGTGCTCAGTggctgtctcagaaagaaaaagattcttGACGAAGGAGAGGCCCTTCCCTCCTTCGTCCTCTGCAGACTACACTGCCTTGTGTTTATCGTTTCAGAAAGCACCTCCGCGACCCGACACCAGATGAAGGGGGAAGACGCCCAGCCACAGGAGATGGCATCCACAAGCTCCCCAAGGGCCAGTGGTCCCAGTCCTGAATTCAGACAGCACGGGGACTCTGACGGGAAGAGAGGGAGCCCACAGAATCTGCCCATAGAACATCATTTTGCTTGTAAAGAGTGTGGGGACACCTTTCGGCTTAAAGTCCTGCTTGTCCAGCACCAGAGAGTCCACAGTGAGGAGAAGGGCTGGGAATGTGGCGACTGTGGGAAGGTCTTTAGGGGGGTGGCGGAGTTTAATGAGCACAGGAAAAGCCACGTAGCTGCGGAGCCCCGGCCCGGCCCCAGTAGGGCCCTGGAGAACGCCGCAGAGAAGAGGGAGCAGATGGAGAGGGAGGCGAAGCCCTTCGAGTGCGAGGAGTGCGGAAAACGGTTTAAGAAGAATGCAGGCCTGAGTCAGCATCTGAGGGTCCACAGCAGAGAGAAGCCCTTTGATTGCGAGGAGTGCGGGCGGTCCTTCAAAGTCAACACCCACCTCTTCCGACATCAGAAACTTCACACTTCGGAAAAGCCTTTCGCCTGCAAGGCGTGCAGCAGGGATTTCCTGGATCGCCAGGAGCTTCTCAAGCACCAGCGCATGCACACTGGCCACCTGCCCTTCGACTGCGACGACTGCGGCAAGTCCTTCCGAGGGGTCAACGGGCTGGCCGAGCACCAGCGCATCCACAGTGGGGCCAAGCCATATGGGTGTCCCCACTGCGGCAAGCTCTTCCGAAGGAGCTCGGAGCTTACCAAGCACCGGCGGATCCACACGGGCGAGAAGCCCTACGCCTGCGGCCAATGCGGCAAGGCCTTCCGCCAGAGCTCCAGCCTCCTGGAGCACGCACGCATCCACAGTGGCGAGCGGCCCTACGCGTGCGGCGAGTGCGGCAAGGCCTTCCGCGGGCCCTCTGACCTCATCAAGCACCGGCGCATCCACAGCGGACTGAAACCCTATGAGTGCGACAAATGCGGCAAGGCCTTCCGCCGGAGCTCCGGCCTCAGTCGCCACCGGCGGATCCACAGCGGGGCGCGGCGCTGCGAATGCAGCCAGTGTGGCCGCGTGTTCAAGAGGCGCTCCGCACTGCAGAAGCATCAGCCAACCCACCACGAGTAGAAACGCCCCGTGGTCCCGCGGGACAGGGACGGAGTCCCCAGAGGGGATGGcagagtcaaaggagatgaaCAGTTTTGTAGCGCTTATATATTTTGTCTTCCAAAAGGTTGAGACCGATTTATACTGCCACCAGCAATTTATAAGTGTTACGTTATGCCCATCAAGAGTAGCTTGTACCATTTAACTTAGTTTGGCTAGTTTAACTGGTAGGAAGTACCATCAAGGTATTTCAGTCCACATGCCTTGAATCCAAGAATGAGAGAGGACAAATCTGGATGTGGGGTAGGGAGGGGCTTAGAGGTCATCAACTCCAAGCTCCCCCCGCCCCAGAGAAACACACAGAGCTATTCCACGATGGCGTCCTTATAATGTGATCCCAGCTTTCCTGAAGAGAACGTTGCCCTCATGATTTTTGGCCTacttgaatttataaatttttagggATGTAAATAGAACACTcaaatgtcttaaaatatttaatttattaatttagttaTACATACATACTGTAAatcacatattatataaaataatatattaatttagaaaataccCCGTTTTTGCCACCCTCCCTTTCACGAAATCATTTTACTCTGACTCCTCACCGTCTTCACCAACATGGGAACCCTGTTTGAGTCATCAGACAGTTTCAAGACACACCCAGTCACTTCCATCCGAGCTCTGCACGGTAGCTCAGTGACGATCCCTTCATGAGGCTCTCATTAGAAATTTTCTCCCAAGCCAGAAGACCATATTTGCAGAACATTAGGACGATTTCTCTTGTCGTTTTTTAATCTGTCCTGTGACTCTACAACATAACCACTTGAGGTCATACTTTTTCAAACAACCTTTAAACGTCTTTTCTTTTAAAGCACCCAAAATGTCATTGTGAGGCCAAACGCCTAGTAACAGTTACTGAATCTGGattaaatgtatctttttttcttaaaccatTTCAATTTGGTGTCCCCATACATATCCAAAACTAGCATCGATTGAGGTTGTTTTGAACTAATGGGTCTTGTCCTCAAGCAGCACtatttagttcaaaataaaatAGTTGAGAGCATGCCCCTAAGAAGAGATACATCTCAAGGACTCAAGTGCAGGGTGACGCCTCCTTTTGGAAACGAGCCTCTCCTGGTATCAGGCCTAGATGGTACTTCTCCAGCCTTCCATTTCTtgctctataaaatgggggtgatCACAGCACCTACCTCTGAAGGTTATCACGAGGACTGCCATCGTGCCTGCAGAGTGCCAGGACCACCAACCTGGCACGGAGGTACACACTCAGTGAAGGCCATCTGCTGTCATTGTCATTGTCATAGTTATTGCCGTCATTCTGTGGCTTGTCAATTCCAGAACTGGGGATAGACCCCAGGCCTCCTGACCACCAGTCTCATCTTTCTCTTATGCGATGACTTAAatgctgtttctgttttttgcatGCAAattgtctgttcatctcctttgacTAGTTATCAACTTACCTTCGGATATATTAACTTTACGTAGCAGTTCTTTCTATATTGATGGTGATGTTCTCTTGTCCAATTTTATTGCTTTGCTCTTTGTAGcagttttattatgtttttgttgtaaaagcttttaatttttacatatccAAGCATTCATTTTTTGTCTACTCAGTCATAACTTTCATTGCGTCTGTAGCTAGATATGATGACATTTTCTCTAGAATTTTAATTACAAACAAAAAGCTGCAACCCCTGCCCATCAGCAGGTGAGTACACCAGATGGGCAGGCTGGATGGAAATGGGCCAGAGAAGCAGGCTCTTTCTTCATCCGAGATGCAGACTCCGTGTCTATCTGTGGGCACCACTTGACTATCCAACCTGGCCACTGCGGCACACTGGAGATGCTCCCATCATAGATTAGCCAGAACTCTGTGACTGCTCATCAATATAGACCCCGCCAGCAGCAGCAGGGCTTGGCCTCACCTAGATCAATGGAGCGATCCAAACTTGGTCTGGGAGCAAGCAGCCCAGCCATCCTTTGAGCTCCTGGGAGCCTTGGCAATGCTCGGAGTGGATTCAGTGACTGAGCAGCAGATTCACCCAAGAAACATCTCCTTGGACACAAGAAGACTCGCCTAGACCACATCCTCCTTTCAGCCGGTGACTCTAGAACTAGAAAGAGATTGGTTCATAGGCTTCTGCTGTGGGCAGCTAGGAGAAAATTCACCCATGTGTTCTGGCATCACTTCCTATAGCCACACCTAAGCGAGGGCAACAGAGCAGAGGCTCGGAGAGGAACCCTGCCCCTCTGATGGCTTGCGCGTTATGCTGATAGAAGCTGGCAGCACTGCCCTGGGCTATGACTTGCAACAGCCATGCCCAGGAGGAGCACTAAAGCAAAGGTTTGGAGGGCAGTGGAACCCTTCTGAAAGCCTGTGTGGCATAGAAGTAGAAGCTGGTCCTCCTGGGTGTCAGCTACCATTTCCAGCGGGCTCCCCCAAGAGGAACAGCAGCAAGGGCTAGCGAGGAACCTGCCCCTCCAGTGGCCCACAGAAGCCACAGATAGAAGCCAGCCCCACCAGGGCTGTGCTGTGACTTCCCAGCAGCTGTGGCTGGGGACAGGGACACTAAGAGGGCCTGGCAAGGAAGTGTGCCCTTCTCGTGGGCCCAccaaggctgaggcagagctTCCTAGCAGACACAACTTGGAAGGGCTTCTGAGGCCCCCAACCTGGGAAGCAAGGTCCTACAATGACCCCTGTGACCTTGGCCAGAAGGTCCTCTCAAATGGACCCAGGCCACCACAGTGGCACTATGCGACATCTCCACCCTGacccccaggctggagaggagCCAAAAGCACTTGTTACATAGTGATTCCTTTTGCCCTGTGGGCCTCAGTTCTTGCAGTAGTTGTGAATCTGTGTCTGAAATCACTACTTTCTTCTCTGATCCGTTTTCTCTTTTCGAGTTGTTAGGATGTGTTTTGTACAGCTGTCATTTGATAAGGTTGACCTCTACCAGGGGCAAGTCTGGCACCTTTACCTAGAAGTACTCTGCCATGTCTTGCCCGTTCATTCATCGTTTGTTGGGTTTCATGAGGGATCCCATTGAAGTAGATCCCTTTTATGAAGGGATCCTATTGAATGCAGCATTAACTTAGAACGTAGCATAAAGTTGTCACTGCTCCCAGCTGGGATGTGGTGTCTTGGCATCCCTTCCTGCCGTCCTTGAGTCTTTCCCATCTTCAGTTCTATAATTTTCTCTCAAACAAATGCTCTTTTAGAGTTAACACTAAAGATCTGGTCTTTGCCATCAAGGTTGACAGAACAGCTGTTCATGGTGTTTGCAGTGAAACCTGTGTTCTCTTTCAATGCAGTCTGTGGCTTTAACGTGTGTCCTGTAATTTCGCCAAGTTCATTTCTCGCCTCTGGTAACTTGGGGGTGGATTTCCTTGGACTCTCTAGGTGTACTGCTATGTCAGATGCAAAATGTCACCCAGCTTCCTGTCACATATCCTTGTCTGTGCATTCACGCATCTACCTCATTCCGGTTTTCTTTCTAATCTCATGTATTCCTATTGCGAGGGAATGTGTTCTTTTCCCGATCCTTTTGTAGTTCATACACGTGACAATTGGGTTTCCACGCACGTGCGTGAGATGTGCCTCCTTCAAACCTTGTTACTATGTCGGCACATTACCCGCCTggcatggaaaaagaaaaaaaaaaatgtgttattttcctaccatttgaaaaaagaaatcctcCATTGCTTTTATTTGAGTTTTGAATACTtgtgaaaattttcaaaagaaagtaattgTTTACCATTTTTGCTGCTTATTACAATGAGCTGTGTCCATTAGCTGTGTCACCCCACTCTTGCATTTCCAGAATAGTCCCTACCCGATTGCAGCGGGCATGTTTCTCGAGTGGTATTGCATTCCATGTGCTTGATTTTGTGCTAGAACTGGCACAGCGCCTGCCCTACCTGCAGCCCTGGGTTGTGGCCTAGTTGTGTACCATGTGATTTGCCACCCCCCTTCTAGGCCCTATTAATTCAGCCAGAACTGAACACCTGACCCAAGGGCAGCAAGCAATCATCAGAGCATAGAGCTGGCAGAACACGATGGACCACGGACACCACCAGGCCTTCCAGATCTGAAATGCaaacaaggaaacagaagctTCTAGGCATCAGAAGGTGTGGGGAGCAGCACAGTACTCAGAGGAGTGAGGAGCTTGGCGCCTGCTGGGAGGAAGGCCTGGCCATGGTATGTTCTTGGATTTCTGGCAGCAGCCCTCACTGGTCCACGTGCGTCCCCACTACAGACTCCTTGACTTGAGCCAGCTTGAGTGGGTCTCTactcttttctattgttttgccACTTGGCTGCTTCCTGGCCAAGTTGCACCTGACTGCGTGAATACCTGTTCAAACGTGTGTTCTCTGTTCTCTAAGATGGGTGAAAGTTGATGCCTTCTAGTCTCAGTGAATTTAACCTGTGATTTTATGTCTAGGTATATTGTTCCTTTACGGAACCCACCACGTGCGGGCCATAAAATGAGTGAAGTCACAGTGCACCCTGTTCTCTTATTTTTGAAGTGTTTCACGATTTCCAGCATGTCCATCAGATGGGGGGATTGCTAACTTCTCTCTTACTCATGTACTTACATTCTGTAGTTCTCATTGCATCACTTTGGATGTTTACTTTGAAAAGCAGAAACTGTCTCTTTAAACTTGGCCCTCAATGTCATTTGCGTATCTCTGAGAACAATAGCTATGTCCCACCCCAGTCTGTATTTCCGTTGGTTGTTGGCACTTTTTTCTCATTCCCCCCATCTCATTACCTTGTCTGTTTTCTGGCACTCACTATAATCAGTCTTGCACTAGAGCTGTTTGTGGACTTGGCTTCACCCCCTCCTCCTCAGCCCTCACCCACCCATTAAATTGTGAGCTCTTAGAAGACAGGGGTGGCCTTTCGTGTCTGATCCCCTACCaaatctagcacagtgccttgcaTCAAGtagatttcaataaatatatgttaaatggcATTGGTCTTCCTTGACTTCTTTTGTCAAAGCTTCATTTACCACTTCCCTTGCTCCTTTCTCCATGCCATGGGGTTCTATACTTGTCCTTGCACTTGGAAACTGCCCCCTCCTGGGGTCCAGGTGCTGTTGTGGCCCCTGCTGGGAATGGTTATTCCAGTGCTTGCTGGGCACttggagggaagaggaagcacCCTGATGGGGAGGCTGGTTTGCCTGGAACTCTGAGCTCTCCCTTGGCAGAAAGGGGTCTTTCACTCAGCCCCCCCTCACCGCAGCTAGGGCTCCCCAAATCGGAATTCCAGGTGGGAGCAGAAGACAAGGCCAGATCCTCAGCTCCTCCCTCAGGGACTGGGAATGGGATAACATGGCTTTGGGACTTGAGAATCATCGCTAGGCTGCGTAGGGTTGGGAGCAGGAGTTCAGTCCTCTTGGTGGCCTGTGGCTGGCCCTCTGCCTGGTGACCACTGCCTCAGAGAAGTCAGGGGCAGGAGCAGGCCCCAGTTTCCTGGCCCTTCTAAATGCCAACGGCTCAGCTGTGGAGGCAGCAGCCCAACGGCAGAAGGACATCCCATCCCTCGGGCTCCGGGATGCACGTCCCGATGGGAGCCAACAGGAGGAGACAACGTGACTCTCTCCACTGCCCCAGTCTCCCTGGCTTCTGGCAGGGGCCCATGCTCATCACAACTGTCGATTCTCCTACCCCAGGTGCAGCTCTGGGTGGGTGGAGCGATACCGCCCCCCTTGAGGGTTGCTTCCTACTTAGCAAGGCAGCCACCTCCCGGTGCATCCAACCCCAGCCAATGCCTGACCCGGCCTGGCCCAGCCCTTGCCGCTTGCAAGTCACTTAGTTGCTGGAAAAACATCATTATGTGCTTGTTACTGAGAATTCtacctgtttgttttttcttaaaatgtgtgcAAGCTGTTCTGACAAGCCTCAGATGTGCATGGGTCCATTTGGACAGTTGACACTGCACCCAAGGCAGGAGGGGACAGCATGGGGTTTTCTCTGGGGATCCTATAATCCCCTAGTGGAGGATTGAGAAtattctctcctgcctctctcGTAGTTCCCCTCAGCACTGTAGCTCTTCCAACACCACCCTCTGTAGAGCAAACAAGAAGGCATCTGAGGAAACGGGATGTGCCTTTTGGCTCTCCTCCCTGGTGGAACATTAAAAAATCCAAGATTAGTGGAAAGATCATGTGCTACACCCTAGAAGTCTCTTGCTGGCCTGAGATTCACAGTCCCAAAACCCTAATCTCTGGGCCAGTGTCTGCAGCCCTGATTCCTCTAGCCCAAATTCCCCATCACAGCTCTCTGCCCCAGCCTACCTCTCATTACAGGAAGGACACTGCATTTTAGCTTCCCCTCCCCAATACTCTCCCAGCCTATTTTCCTGAAGCTTCCAGAGCTGTGTCTTTGTCCACCCTCACTAGTCTCCAGTAGACGTGATGCACCTTCTGGGCTAAAATGCATTTCATTCAAAAGCTCCCTGCACAATAAAAAACATGGCCTCAAATTTTTTTCGGGCAAGATGTGTCAGAAAAACTCTCTGCTCTGTCATCCCTTTTCTGAcctttattcaacaagtatttattgagcacctgctctgtgctggGCCCCAGAGATGTAAAAGCAAGTGacaaggtccctgccctcaaggacaGAGtgccagagagaaacagacatgcAGCCAAAATGTCACCACAAGTGGGGCCTATGTAAATGTTCACCAAGCTGTGCTCCTGGGTAGGATTTGTGCACTTGAGTGGAGGCAGGTTACACAACAACTACCAAGCCAAATACATACAACATTAGTGGATAAATCCCCCCACTCCCTCCTCAGATGCTATGGGGTTTTATTAATACATTCCTCTCTGGCACCTCTCCATCcttgccccagccctgctccATCAGCCTCACTGGCATCCCTGCCTCTTtaccttgccttgccttgccttgcctttctgGAACCAGTCCATGTTCCACTCTGCACCTGTCGACCTCTGGGGGAGGAAGGCAGCTCCAATGGGGTGATCCTCACCCGAGCCCAGCAGGCCCCACCGTGCTACAGAGAGTTCTTTACTGTAAGGTCGGCCTGTCACTTCAGCACTTTCAAAGGTGGGTGGGGCCGGCACCTCAGGGTGCTGTGAGCTGGCTGGGCTACATCACTCCTGGGATACTGTGCTGCTAATTCTCTGTCCATCCCAGTCCTCTGCCCCATCTCCTCCAACAAGCCAGCTTCCCCCACAAGTTTAAGTCTGTTCATCCCTTTCTTCCCTATCGTAAATTCTGCACTCCTGAGGTGTTTCCTCTGGGCCTCTACAGTCCAGGGGCTTCTGGCACCACCACCCCTTATTGAGCTGTTCGTCATTGGTGTCTACAGGTGTCTCCCTTCCCCCACAGAAGTCTCCTTCACCTTTGAACACCCACCTGCTGGATGCCACAGGGGTCCAGACAGAGAGGGCCCTAACCACACCCTGCCCCCAACCGGGAAGaggcccctccctcctccctgggcTCCCTGTGCTGCCAGACCCTGACCCCACAGCCTGGGAGGGGCTGCAACCCCAGACTGGGAGCCCCCTAGGTAAGGTGGGGCAGATCTCCCTGGACCCCACTGGACACTGGGGCCCTGGATGAAGATGTCTTTGGAATTCATGAGAGGAATTGGCTCTCCCACCCAGGGCCATGTCCTTGGGGATGGGACAGGTGGGACAGAATGTAGCCTAAGCCTGGGCCTCCCCTCACCTCCTGCACCCCCAGATGGAAGTGGTGGAGATGATGGATCAGATCGTCTACTGGGTGTGGGAGGACTCGTCAGGACTGGGCCAGCCCCAGCTCCAGGGGGCCCCGGCCACAGAGCCCATGGCATTGTCCATGATGCTGCTGAACCTGGCAGAGCAGCTCAGGGAGGCAGACAAGGAACTGGCAGGCAAATACACAGAGCTGGGGAACTGGTGCACTTGGAGGATTCTGCAGCTCATGCAGGTTGGGTGGGCCTAGGGACCTGGGCAGCAGGGGGCCCTCCACTCCCCAACTCCCCAGGGTGTCCTCGGGCTTTACACACCTGGAGAGAGACATAGGGAGGTCCCCACCTGAGGAAGGTGGAGGGCTcaagggctggagggagggagcgGAGCCCTAGGCAAGGCCTGACAGCAGGAGACCCTCCAGATCAAAGTCCCTCCCAGGCATGTGGGTGGCCACCGCACAAAGGTGCTGACCTCCTGGTTGGAGGTGGCAGGTgagtggcaggtgcctggagaATGGGGATGGATGAGGCCTCCACCATGGCTCAGAAGGTCCCCAAGGTCAGGAGCTGCCAAATGGGAGGGGCCAAATGGTGGAGATTGGGGGTGTTGACCCTGAACCTCAAGAAGCCTCAGGGCACCAAGCCCACTTGAGAAGGGCAACAAATGCCAATGACCAAGGCCAAAGCCCAGATTTCACCATCGGGGAATGAACTTCCAAGATTCAGtaataattctgaaatttatctctggtatggtttggctgtgtccccacccaaatctcgtcttgaattcccacatgttgtgggagggacccagtgagaggttcAATTCAAttatcatgggggcaggtctttcccatgctgttctcaggatagtgagtaagtctcacaagatctgatggtttttaaaagggGCGTTTCcccgcacaagctctcttctcttgtttgctgccatgtgagatgtgcctttcacattccaccacgattgtgaggcctccccagccacgtggaactgtaagtccattaaacctccttcttttgtaaattgcccagtcttgggaatgtctttatcggcagcatgaaaacagactaaaacagtaaattggtgccagtagagtggggtactgctgaaaagatacccaaaaatgtgtatggatgaaaagttaaatattaaatttgaactcaattgaacatggacacaaacaatggtcaccaagtcccggaacaggttgtgtgagccccttgagACGTTCATCCACTGCTGTGTCAGAGAAATCtccatttcaatctattcctatacattgaaaaacaacagacaatcgCAAAAACAAGTTGACCTATTCGTGTTTCTTGAGCCCAGTTGTGAAGGGCCCTCGTGACtgggcctcatgccaaacaactcgttacaaaaagagctagggtCCCAGACTGCACCAaagcttcatgagacctctccTTGTCTGTGCACAGATGACTGGCCAACTCTGGAGCCCAGGatgttgcttcccagtctggtggtgaatcctccaCAATCTGgtgagtgtaaatatatatattcccttctccccttcccattgcaatttgcttattgtatcaatctgcttattatatcatttgcttattattatatcacttgcttattatatctgcattgccatttaCATGGGATAAAGGTTGTTTACCCTTAAAGGTATTGTGTGTgtatcttttcttctcccctcacgCATTTCCTGCAcagaaaaatgtggaagtgactttggaactgggtaaaaggcagaggttggatTCCAAattttgaagggctcagaagaggacagaaaaatgtgggaaagtttgaaactccctagagacttgtcgaattgctttgatcaaaatgctggTAATTATTATATGAACAATGAAatccagactgaggtggtctcagatggggatgagaaacttgttgggaattggagtaaaggtgactctcgttatgttttagcaaagagactggcagcattttgcccctgccctagagatttgtggaactttgaatttgagagagatgatttaggatatctggtggaagaaatttctaagtagcaaagcattcaagatatgacttgagtgctgttaaaggcattcagttttaaaagggaaacagagcataaaagttagaaaaattggCA
This genomic stretch from Pongo pygmaeus isolate AG05252 chromosome X, NHGRI_mPonPyg2-v2.0_pri, whole genome shotgun sequence harbors:
- the ZNF275 gene encoding zinc finger protein 275, which produces MMSHPCVSLLGVPVLNPALVPHLAQGQVLLVSDPLPNTDPAKYSESTSATRHQMKGEDAQPQEMASTSSPRASGPSPEFRQHGDSDGKRGSPQNLPIEHHFACKECGDTFRLKVLLVQHQRVHSEEKGWECGDCGKVFRGVAEFNEHRKSHVAAEPRPGPSRALENAAEKREQMEREAKPFECEECGKRFKKNAGLSQHLRVHSREKPFDCEECGRSFKVNTHLFRHQKLHTSEKPFACKACSRDFLDRQELLKHQRMHTGHLPFDCDDCGKSFRGVNGLAEHQRIHSGAKPYGCPHCGKLFRRSSELTKHRRIHTGEKPYACGQCGKAFRQSSSLLEHARIHSGERPYACGECGKAFRGPSDLIKHRRIHSGLKPYECDKCGKAFRRSSGLSRHRRIHSGARRCECSQCGRVFKRRSALQKHQPTHHE